Below is a genomic region from Bacillus mycoides.
AATGTAAATAAATACATTCCTTCATTTCCAGCAGATAAACACATCACGTTATATCACTTATTAACGCATACATCTGGTTTACCGGAAAATGGGAAAGGGAAGGTTAATGTAGCTTCACGTATAAATTTAGTAACTTGGATTGGAAGTCAAAAATTAGAGTTTCCACCAGGAACAGGTTGGAAGTATACGGATTATAATTATATGGTGCTCGCTTATATTATAGAAAATATAACGAAAAAGCCTTTAGGAGACTATGTAAAAGAAAATATATTTACAAAGGCCGAGATGCATGAATCAGGTATGGGAAATATGGTGCCTGGAGATAAAAACTTCACGAAGGGGTATGTGAAGAAAGATCAAGAGCTTGTACTAGCACAAAAATTAGGGATGGACTGGTTATATGGATCGGGTGAGATGTATACGACAGTAGGGGATATGAAAAAATTAGATGAAGCGATTATAAATGGAAAGCTTCTTTCTGAACAAAGTATACAAGCGATGTTTACACCTTCACAAGAAAGAAAATATGCATTTAGCTTTTACATATATCCAGATTATTTCCATAACCATGGTGTACTATCTGGTTGGAACACTTTCAATAATTTTAATAAAGAAAAAGGAACTTTTGTTATTTTATTTTCAAATGTGAAAAATAGTATGGATGATGATTTTAATAAAGAGTTCCGAAAGATGGTAAATGATTTATTAGAACAAAGGGGATGAGAAGATGGAAAATAAAAATTTATCAATAGGTTTCATTGGTATTGGTGTAATGGGAAAAAGTATGGTACATCATTTAATGCAAGGCGGTCATAAAGTATATGTATATAATAGAACGAAAGCGAAGGCAGCTTCTTTAGTGCAAGAGGGTGCGACTTGGTGTGATACACCGAAAGCGTTAGTAAAGCAAGTTGATGTTGTTATGACGATGGTTGGTTATCCTCATGATGTAGAAGAAGTGTACTTTGGGATTGATGGAATTTTAGAACATGCAAATGAAGGTACGATAGCAATTGACTTTACAACATCTACACCAACATTGGCAAAACGTATTAATGAAGTTGCGAAAAGCAAGAATATATATACATTAGATGCACCAGTATCTGGCGGGGACATTGGGGCTAAAGAAGCAAGACTAGCAATTATGGTCGGTGGAGAGAACAGAATATATGATATTTGCTTACCTCTATTTGAAAAACTAGGAACAAATATTCAGTTGCAAGGCCCTGCTGGGAGTGGACAACATACAAAAATGTGCAATCAAATAGCAATTGCTTCTAACATGATAGGAGTATGTGAAGCGGTAGCATATGCGAAAAAGGCTGGACTTAATGCAGATAAAGTATTAGAGAGTATTTCGACAGGAGCAGCAGGTAGCTGGTCATTAAGTAATTTAGCTCCTCGAATGTTAAAAGGAGATTTTGAACCTGGCTTTTATGTAAAGCATTTTATGAAAGATATGAAGATTGCTTTAGATGAAGCTGAAAAATTACAATTACCAGTACCGGGTTTAACCCTAGCGAAGGAATTGTATGAAGAGCTAATCGCAGATGGAAAAGAGAATAGTGGAACACAAGTATTATACAAAAAGTATATAAGGGGGTAAATGGAATGGATCTCCAAAAGTTTGACGAGATGATTGATGCTGTGCAGCGAGCAACTTGTGTACAGATTAATGATAAGCAAAAAGAAGCTTTTAAACAAAAATACGATTTTGGACCAGATTTTGAATATGGAAGAGATGAGAAAGGGCATTATGTTATCCGAAGCTCGAAAAAGATGTTAGAGGAAATGGAGTTTTATTTGGCATTGAAATATGATCGAGATGGAATTGTCCTTTATATGCATGCTGAGATTGAAGGGACATGTCATGTATCCGTTAGCTACAGTGAAGATGCACTTCATTTGCAAGAATTGTTTCAATTTCTAGAAGAAAATAAATAAAAAGTCCTCATTTGAGGACTTTTTATTTATTTAGGCAGGCATAATATTTAAGTTGGATAATTTATCCCGCTATTTGTGGGCAGTAAAACTCCCACTGATTAAAGTTTCACTTTATAGGCTGGAAGCGCGGCGGCATCGTTCAATTGGGAATGGAATAACTTGGGCAATGTGATTAGGGCCGAGCTGTTTCGCGCGAGCATGGCGTAGTATATAAAATGCGCACAGAATAGAAACAGGAATAGCACCATATAAACCGAAAAATAAAGCGCTTACACATGATGCAACAAAACCTAAAACACCAACTTCTAATTCTTCCATAATAGCTCCTAAAATGACAGGAATAGCTCCGCATGTAACTCCTAGTATAAGTGCGATAAGTAAACTCATGATTATCCCCCTCTGTTTGCAATATTCTTTTCCTTCTTATTAGTTGTAGTATATCATACGTAAAACAGAATTTTCAGAAAAATTTCAAAAAAAGTTCAATAAATGTTCAAAAAAAATTCCGAAATATACTTGATAAAGTGGAATTGTGATTCGAGATATTTGATTTAAACAAACGAAAGGGAAAAATCATTTTAGTAAATAAAAAATCAGGCTTACTTCAATGTTATGAAATAAGCCTGGTCCATAGGAGGATGTATATATGTAGAGTGAATAAAAGGTTGGAAAAGGGGTTCCAAGTTCTTTTATTCAACTAGCTACCTTAATAAATTGGAACCCAACCTTCTGTTGTAACAAAAATACGAATAGCTACAACTTGGCGATCATCTTGTAAGGTGAAATAGTGTCTTGCATTTTCAGGCACAGATATAAGATCACCAGGCTCGAGTTCAACGTCAAAGAATCGACCATCTTTTCCTTCAATAGCGAAGATGCCATGACCGCTGACAATAAAGCGAACTTCATCGTCAGTATGATGGTGTTCTTTTTGGAAATTAATTAATAACTCGTCAAGGTTAGGTGTGCTATTTGAAAGTGAAATCACATCATATGCTTTATAACCTCTGCGCTCTGAAACATCAGCAATTTCTTTTGAAAACAACGTTAATATTTCAGCTTTGTTTTCATCTGTTAAGGAGTAATTTTCTTTTAAATGAGTAGGAAGTTTAGAAATATTCCATTTCTCATATAAAACATCTTCTCCTTGTAGAAAGTTTGATACTGCTACTTCATTTTCAATACGAGTATTTTCCTCATGAATACGAATTTGCGCCATTAGAAACGCCTCCTTGAATTGATAATAATTTTATATGAAATTGGAATAAAAACTCATAAGCTTCTAATCTTTTTTTTGCATCAAAGCTATCACGGCCCCATACGGTAATGCCATGGTTTCGAATTAATACTGCTCCTGAATCTCCTTGTATATGCTTTCGGAATTTCTCTCCAAGCGTCGGGATATGAGCATCATTTTCGATAATAGGAATGTTAATCGTTGCACCTTCTTCCCAAATATCAAGAGCTTTAATAATCTCTTGATTTTGAAGGGTGACTGCATCACTATACAAATTTGTGATGACATTGTTATCAGTTGTATGAACATGAAGTACGCACCCGGCGTTCGTATTGTTATAAATATGTGTATGCAATATTGTTTCTGCCGAAGGGCGTAACTCAGTTTCTAAAACGGGAACTCCTTGATGATTTACTAATAAAAAATCATCTGGAGTGGTTTTGGTTTTATCTTTGCCACTTGCTGTAATAAGAAAAGTAAGGGGATCATGACTGACTTTTATAGAAATATTTCCACTCGTTGCTGGAAACCAATTCCGAGTTGTTAATTCTTTTTTAATTTCACTTAAGTCATACCATTGACGAAAAAGTTGTTTCATAATTTCACCTCCAACAAATGTTTTAGTTCAGCTAGAACATCGTGAAATGTTTCAAACGGTGTATAAGCAATACGATTTTCTTCACACTTTGTAATAAGGAAGTCACGGGCGAATACTTTATCTGCTTGTTTTGTTGCTTGTAAATCAGTAATAGAATCTCCAATCACAATATGAAAATCATCTTTAGAGCTTAGTTTACGAATTAATGATGATTTACAGAGACCACAACTATGCTGACATTGCTCGTCACAAGGGTGCGGCCATTTCACTTCAACAAATTCTCCTGAAAAGTCAGTTGCATTACAATAAATTTGTTCTTTAGGGATTATTTCTTGTAAGAGTGGATAGACGAAGAAATCCATTCCACCTGATATAACGTAAAAGGAAATGTTATTTTCATTAATGAATTGTATGAATTCATGAAAACCTGTACGGATTTCAGCAGTTTCTTGTAAAAACTGAATAATATCATCGTGTAGATTAATAGGTATTAATCGAAATAATTGAGAAACACCTTCTTGAATAGAAAGTTCTTGCGATAAAATTTTTTGCTTTATTTCCTCTGCTTCTGGTGGTGCGAATTTTTCCATAATGGACATGATATTATCGTTATTTGTAATCGTACCATCGAAATCACAAAATACTTGAATACTCATAATTTCACCTCATGAGAAGGATTTCCCCATATTTGTAGTGCGCTATGCAAATTTATTTCATCCACTTCATGGAGTGGTTTACCTTGTAAAGTAGCTTCAATTGCAGCACGGAAAGCTTTGCCACCACCTTGAGCTCCATTTGGATGCCCATGAATCCCGCCGCCGGCATTAATAACAACATCCTTACCAAAATCTCGTAAAATAAAGGGAACGAAACCAGGATGAATTCCAGCAGATGGAACAGAAAAACTTTTCTTGAAATAGTGGTCTTCCTCAGTTAATGCTTCTGTAATGAGAAGAGCTTCCTCTTTTTCTAATGCAACGTTGCCGTATGGTGATGGGAATAAAGAGAAATCAGCACCAGCGTAACGTAGTAATTTTCCAAGTAGTAATGGAGAAGAGAAACCGTATAGTTTCGATGATGAATATGCGCCACTTACAGCAGGGTGTGCCATAATAGGAATTGGAATTTCATCGTCTTCTACAAGTGCTTGCAGTACATCTAATCCATAAGAAAATACATTAAATAAAAGAATGTCTGCTCCAGCTACCACCGCACGTTTCGCGTTTTCTTTTAAATCATAAGTTCGACCTGTTAAATTTACTGCGTATAAAGTTTTATGCCCGTAAGTTTCGTATACAGATTGTAAAACTTCTTTCCCAGATTCAATTCTTTTTATAAGTGGTGTTAATGAGTTTTCGAATAAAATTTCATCATCTTTTACAATATCTACGCCTCCAATTGCCTGATCGCGTAGTTGAGTTTTTAAATATCCAATATTCCGTCCTATCATCCCTTTGAAAATACTCATTAGAAGAGGTCGATCTTGAACTTGTAAAAGGTTTCGGATGCCTTCAATTCCAAATTTTGGTCCAGGGAACTGTTTCTTTAATTCGTCTGAGAATGTTAAATCAATTAGTTTAATTTCTCCATCTAACGAAAGTTTTCCAAATGTTGTTGTCAAAATGGCTGGTAAGTCAGGGCTAAAGTTCAGCGATGGATAATGAATTTTAATGAGTCCACGTGATACTTTTTTGCCAAGGTAAGAGTTAATATGTTCTTGTTCGTCTAACGCTTCAATATGAATGACATTGCCTTTATGTTGTTTTAATTGTTCTTGTAATAAGTGTGGTAAATGAGTCCATGAACCAATTGTTAAACCGATTGCAATTTGTTCTGCTTTCTTTTCTAAGTTGTGAGAATCATCGTGGATTAAATATGTCGCTATAATTCCGCTCATTGTTATACCCTCCTAGTTAAATAAAAAAACCTCTCAGCTAAGGAGAGGTTTTTTTACAACCAGCTCCTTATCTGTCAGCGTAACGCTGCGAGAATTAGCACCGTGTCTACAATTGTAGATCGGTTGCCGGGTTTCGTCGGGCTCGTCCCTCCACCTGCTCTTGATAAGAAGTATTTAGAAATGTTTAAATTTTTAAGATAACTGAATTTTGTCAGATATTTTTTATGTTGTCAATGACTTTTTGAAAAAATTTAATTTATCAATTCGATTAATTGCTTCTCGTAATCTATCTTCTGTATGCAAGAGACCAACACGGACATACCCTTCGCCGTGCTCACCAAATCCAACACCAGGAGCAACTGCAACGTGTGCTTTTTCTAGTAAAATGTCAGAAAATTGCTCAGATGTATATCCTTTTGGAACAGGAAGCCATGCAAAGAATGATCCTGTTGGAATGTTTACTTTCCAACCAATTGAGTGACAAGCTGAAATAAGAGCATTTCTCCGAGATTCATAACTATTAACAAGATCTACCACACAAGACTGCGAGCCTAATAGTGCTTCGCGGGCAGCATCTTGAACTGCACCAAAAATACTAACATACATATGATCTTGCAATAGGTTAATAGTTTCGATGACACTTTCATTTCCTACTGCAAAAGCAATACGCCATCCAGCCATATTGAAAGTTTTCGATAAAGTGTAAATCTCAATACCTGTATCTTTAGCGCCGTCTGCTTGCAAGAAACTAACAGGCTTTTGACCATCGAATCCGATAGCACCGTAAGCAAAATCGTGAACAACTAATATATTATGTTTATTAGCAAAATGAATGGTTGCATCAAAAAAATCTTTTGATGCAGTAGCGCCGGTAGGGTTATTTGGATAGTTTAAAAACATTAACTTTGCTCGCTCCGCAACAGAGTCATCAATTTTTGTATAATCCGGTAAAAAATTATTTTCTGCAATAAGCGGCATTGTTTCAAATTGTGCTTTTGCTAAAGCAACTCCTGATAAATAATCTGGATAGCCTGGATCTGGAACGAGAATAGTATCACCAGGGTTTGTAAAACAAACTGGTAATTCTACTAATCCAGCCTTTCCGCCAAACAAAATAGCAACTTCAGTTTTTGGATTTACTACTACATCATATTCACGTTGATAGAATGTTGCCACGGCTTCTTTTAAGCTTTCGTGTCCGCGAAATGGCGGATATTTATGATGAATGGTCTTTTCAGCAGCATCTTGTAAAGCTTTAACGATATGCTGCGGTGTTGGTTGATCTGGATTACCTTGACCTAGATTAATAACATCGTGACCAGCTGCAACGACTTTGTTAACTTTTGCAACAAGTGAAGCGAAAAATTGTGTTGGCAATGATGTTACTATCTCAGAAGGTTGAAATAATTTCATACTTTCCACCTCTTTTGAAAGTTGTTACAATTCTAGTGACAAATGATATAATCTTTCCAGTATTTTGTAAAGAAAAAAATGAGAATGGGGCTGAAAAAATGAAAGTCGCATGTATTCAAATGGATATTGTCTTTGGAGATGTAGAAAAAAATATTGAGAACGCTAAAAAAAAAATAAGTGAAGCGATGAAAGAAAGACCAGATGTTATCGTCTTACCAGAACTATGGACAACAGGATATGATTTAACGAGACTTTCTGAAATTGCAGATACGGATGGATTAGAAACGAAAGAAAAGTTGAAAGAATGGTCGAAGCAATATGGTGTACATATTGTTGGTGGTTCCATAGCAAAGCAAACAGAGCAAGGGGTTACAAATACAATGTATGTTGTAAACAATGAAGGGAATCTAGTCAATGAATATAGTAAAGTACATTTATTTCAGCTGATGGATGAACATAAATATTTAGTTGCTGGTAATGAGACAGGTGAATTTAAGTTAGATGATGTAGAGTGTGCTGGTACAATTTGTTATGATATTCGTTTTCCAGAGTGGATGCGCGTTCATACTGCTAAAGGTGCAAAAGTTTTATTTGTTGTAGCAGAATGGCCATTAGTACGTTTAGCACATTGGCGTTTGCTTTTACAGGCGAGAGCAGTTGAAAATCAGTGTTATGTTGTTGCGTGCAATAGAGCAGGAAAGGATCCGAATAATGAGTTTGCAGGTCATTCTCTAATTGTGGATCCTTGGGGTGAAGTTGTGGTAGAGGCAAATGAAGAGGAATCAATTTTATTTGGAGAACTTAAATTCGAGAAAATTAAAGAGGTACGTAAAGGAATTCCAGTTTTTGCAGATCGTCGTCCAGAATTATACAAATAAAATGTTGACAAGTGATTTTTATTCTTGGTATAGTCTTCATCATAAAGTTAAAAATTCTAAAAATTATAAAACTCTTATCAAGAGCAGGTGGAGGGATTTGGCCCGATGAAGCCCAGCAACCGACCGTAATACCATTGTGAAATGGGGCGTTTATGACGCCAAAAGGCACGGTGCTAATTCCAGCAGAAAGTAAACTTTCTGGCAGATAAGAGGGGAGAAGATAAACTTCAAACCTCTTTCTTTGTGGAAAGAGGTTTTTCTATTTTAGAAAAACCTCTGAATGAAAAGGAGGAGAAGACGATGGGATATTATTCATTAACTGAAACAACAGCTATACAATATGCGAAAGAACACGGTTATTTTGAAAAGAAAGCAAATGTAGTTTGTCATGAAATTGGAGATGGAAATTTAAATTACGTGTTCAAATTAGATGATGGAGAGAAGTCTATTATAATAAAACAAGCACTGCCATATGCGAAAGTAGTTGGTGAGAGCTGGCCACTGTCTATAAAAAGAGCGACGATTGAAAGTAAAGCATTACAAATTTTTGCGAAGTATGTGCCAGATTATGTTCCGGTAGTGTACAGTCATGATGAAGAGTTAGCAGTTACAGTAATAGAAGACTTATCAAGACTAACAATTACAAGAAAAGGATTAATAGATGGAGAAGGATATCCACTTTTATCCCAGCATATCGGTCGTTTTCTAGCACATGTTTTGTTTTATACTTCAGATTTCGGTTTACAGTCAGAAGAGAAAAGGGTACTAGAAGGTACATTTGTAAATCCAGACCTTAGTAAAATTACAGAAGATTTAGTTTTTACGGATCCATTTGGACATTATGATACGAATGATTATGAGTCAGATTTACAGTCAGTGATTGATGAACTTTGGAGTGACAAAACTTTAAAACTAAAAGTAGCACAATATAAATATAAGTTTTTAACGAGAAAAGAAGCGCTTATTCATGGTGATTTACATACTGGTAGTATTTTTTCATCACCTTCTGAAACGAAAGTGATCGATCCAGAATTTGCAACGTACGGTCCATTTGGGTTTGATATCGGTCAATTTATTGCAAATCTATTATTAAATGCTTTATCTAGAGAAGAAGAAAAGAGAAGTGTACTATTTTTCCATATAGAAAAGACATGGAGTTATTTTGTAGAAAACTTTACGAAGTTATGGATTGGAGAAGGTGTAGAAGCATATACGAAAGAAAAACAATGGTTACCAATTATTTTGCAAAATATCTTTACTGATGCCGTCGGATTTGCCGGATGTGAACTGATTCGTAGAACAATTGGCTTAGCTCATGTAGCGGATTTAGATGGGATAGCAAATAAAGAAAATAGAATTCAAGCTAAAAAACAAGCGTTATCCTTAGGTAGAGAACTAATAAAATATGAAGCCAAGGGTGCTGATATTCAACTGTTTCGAACATTATTTCAACAGACAGTTGGAGGCGTAAAAGCATGAGTACAATTATTACTATTCCGAGATCTGTAAGTTGGAAAGGCGATGCAATTGCAGTATTAAATCAAACAAAGTTGCCGCATGTCACTGAATACAAAACATTAACGAATATTGAAGATGTATGGAAAAGTATCATTATGTTAGAAGTACGAGGAGCGCCTGCAATTGGAATTGTAGCTGCGTTTGGTTTGGCGCTTGCGGCAAAGAAATACGATGCTATAAATATCTATGAGTTTCAGAAGAAGTTTAATAGAGATTGTAACTATTTAGGAACATCACGCCCGACAGCAGTCAATTTATTTTGGGCAATCGATCGTATGAGAGAATCTATTCGAGAGATTACTACAATAAAAGAAGCTCAAAAAATATTAGAAGAAGAAGCGCTTCATATTCAGCAAGAGGATGAAATGGTGTGCCGAAGTATTGGAGAACATGCTTTAACATGTTTTAAAGACGGTGATAAAATTTTAACAATTTGTAACGCTGGAAGTATTGCAACTGCTAGATATGGAACAGCATTAGCCCCATTTTATATTGGGAAAGAGAAGGGTGTGCGTTTACATGCGTATACGTGTGAAACGAGGCCGGTTTTACAAGGTGGCCGTTTAACGACATGGGAATTGAAACAAGCAGACATTGATGTAACGCTTATTACGGATAATACTGCAGCACATGCAATTCGAACGAAAGAAATTAATGCGATTATCGTAGGGGCAGATCGAATCGTTGAAAACGGTGATACTGCTAATAAAATAGGAACATTAAATTTAGCTATATTAGCAAAGTATTTCGGTATCCCATTTTACGTTGCAGCACCGTTATCTACATTTGATACTACGAAACAAACAGGTGCTGAAATTGTCATTGAAGAAAGAGATGAAACAGAAGTTACGAAAATTTTTGGGAAACAAGTGGCGCCACTTGGAACGCCTGTATTTAACCCTGCATTTGATGTAACACCGCATGAATTAATTACGGGGATTATTACTGAGAAAGGTATTTTACGTGGAGATTATAAGCAAAAAATTACATCATTATTTGAAAAAATAAGCTAACTGCTCAGTCGCTATATAAAAAAACGGTAGAAAAGCATGTTTTTAAATGGTCGAGAGGGACTGGCTATGTATAGGAGCGGTAAGTGCCTGTTCCTACCACGCGCAACGTTTTAAAACAAAGAAAGGTAGCAAGGTGTAGGACCATTTGTATCTTCATGGTAGCAATCTATATGCTGAAAAATGAAATGTATGGCTGAGTAGTTAAAAAACAAGCTAATAAAAAATAGCTTGTTTTTTATGCCTTAAGTCTTCGTTTCCTCTTATTTATGTAATGAAGGGAGGAGAGAAAGATGGAAGAGTGGATCGGGATGATAGGTAATGTGGGCTTTCCAATTGTTGTAACGCTATATTTACTACATCGCATTGAAAGTAAATTAGACGGAGTGATTGTAGCAATTGAGAAGCTCCCTAAACAATTACTAAAGTAGGAAGATCCTCGCGATAGAAAGTAAAATAAAGTTTGCTCGCGAAGAGCAAACTTTATTTTTTATCCTGCATTAACGGGCAGTAAAAGCCCGATTGGTGAAGGCTAATAATTAGTGGGGATGAACAAAACCCCCACTGATTAAAGTTTCACTTTATTGAGCAGTATAACCACCATCGATAACGACAGCTTGACCAGTTATACCTTTTGCTTTTTCACTCGCTAAAAACATGGCATAATCAGCAATTTCTTGTACTTGTAGCAAACGCTTCTGTGGTACAAGAGGATAAATGACATCTTCTAAAACATTTTCAAGTGGTACATTTCGCGTAGTTGCTAAGTCTTGTAGTTGATTTCGTACAAGAGGGGTATCAACATATCCGGGACAAAGAGCATTTACAGTAATTCCATGAGTTGCTCCCTCTAAAGCAGCAACTTTTGTTAATCCAATTACACCATGTTTCGCACTATTATAGGCAGCTTTTCCAGCGAATCCAACAAGTCCGTTAATCGAAGCAACATTAATAATACGACCATATTTTTGCTTTTTCATAATCGGAAAGGCATGTTTGATGGCGATAAATGGAGCGATTTGCATAATTTTAATAAGAAGCTCGAATTTATCAGTTGGAAAATCTTCAATCGGTGAAACATGTTGCATTCCTGCGTTGTTAATTAATACATCTAATGAACCGAAATGACGAACTGTTTGAGAAAGTGCTGCTGTAATTTCTTCTTCAGATGTAACGTCACATTTTAAACCAATGGCTTGATAGCCTTCTTTTTGCAATTGTTCAGCAGCTTCTTTTGCACGATCTTCAAGGCGATCACTAATGACAACTTTCGCACCTTCTTTTGCGAAAGCACTTCCCATTTCATAACCAATACCGCTCGCAGCACCTGTTAAAAAGACAACTCGATTTGTAACCATGATGAAAAACACTCCTTCATAATAAAAGTTCTCTTATTGCTCTATTTAGAGAGGTGATAATAAAATCCCTGCAAACATTTGGAAAAATATCTTTAGCTATCTTGTTTTGCAAAATAGTCTCTGCTATACTATTTTGTAAAGCAAGGTACTTACGCTTATCTATCTTGTAAAACAAGATAGCAGGAGGATTTCAATTATGTCGACAAGTCAAATGCTGAAAGGGATTTTAGAAGGATGCTTACTTGCTATTATTTCTGAAGGTGAAATATACGGTTATGAAATGAGTGAAAGATTAGCGAAGTATGGTTTTACAATGGCGAGTGAGGGAAGTATTTATCCGTTATTAATACGAATGAAAAAGGAAGGGTTAATAACAAGTGTAATGAAGGAATCTCCATCTGGTCCAAAGCGAAAATATTATACATTAACAGAAAAAGGCGAGGAAGCACTGGATGAATTTATGGATCGCTGGGAAGCGATGCAAAGTAGTGTAGAGCGTCTACTTGAAGGGAAGGGGAGAAAAAAATAATGTTATCAAATGAAGCGCGAAATTTTTTATTAGATATGAGATTATTTTTAACTGCAAAGAGTGTGAAAGAAAGCGATATTGAAAGCTTTTTAGAAGATGCAGAGTTGCATTTAATAGAAGGTGAGGGTGAAGGAAAAAGTGTAGAAGATATTTTCGGAAGCTCACCGAAAGAATATGCAAATGAACTTGTAAAAGTAATGGAAAGGGATAGACAGGAAAATTGGAAGCAAATTGGTTTTACGGTAATGAATATCGTATCGTTTTGGATTATTGCTTCTATCTTAATAGTGAATAACGGAATTCTACAGATTTCACTTCTTCAGTGTATTGGCTATAGCTTTACATTGATCATAGCTGTAATGGGTCCTAATTTTCTGCTTCGTAAAATGACATTTGTAACAAGTTTTACAAAAACGTGGTTTTCCATGTGGTCTTTAGTCATGATTGCGCCAATGTTTTTATTAGGAGCAGTTCCGATATTAGATATGATATATCCTACAACGATGTTTACGTTGACTCTAGTCCAAAGTTATATATTAGCTGGAGGGATCTTTATCCTCACGGTAGCTATAAATATATATTTTGAAGGATGGTTTAAAAACTTATATTTAATTATTCCACTTTCGATTATGTTAGTGTTTAAAACATTTACATCGGAAGATCTTATGCCAATGTTATTTCAAATTATATGTTTATACGGAAGTTTGTTTATTTTAATTTTCCTTGAAATTATGATGAAGGCAAATAGAAGAGAAACGGTTAAATAAGGGAGGGGGGAATGGGATGCTTTCTCAA
It encodes:
- a CDS encoding serine hydrolase domain-containing protein → MIKKITVMASLSAVVCGGVYYFLYSPDPKEQAVLTTKVTPAIESEVQDNIEEVQKIDYASISQKLDQYLVGKQFNGTVLVTDKEHVILNKGYGYADVQNKIENTPQTKYRIGSITKTVVATSILQLQEQGKLNIQDNVNKYIPSFPADKHITLYHLLTHTSGLPENGKGKVNVASRINLVTWIGSQKLEFPPGTGWKYTDYNYMVLAYIIENITKKPLGDYVKENIFTKAEMHESGMGNMVPGDKNFTKGYVKKDQELVLAQKLGMDWLYGSGEMYTTVGDMKKLDEAIINGKLLSEQSIQAMFTPSQERKYAFSFYIYPDYFHNHGVLSGWNTFNNFNKEKGTFVILFSNVKNSMDDDFNKEFRKMVNDLLEQRG
- a CDS encoding NAD(P)-dependent oxidoreductase yields the protein MENKNLSIGFIGIGVMGKSMVHHLMQGGHKVYVYNRTKAKAASLVQEGATWCDTPKALVKQVDVVMTMVGYPHDVEEVYFGIDGILEHANEGTIAIDFTTSTPTLAKRINEVAKSKNIYTLDAPVSGGDIGAKEARLAIMVGGENRIYDICLPLFEKLGTNIQLQGPAGSGQHTKMCNQIAIASNMIGVCEAVAYAKKAGLNADKVLESISTGAAGSWSLSNLAPRMLKGDFEPGFYVKHFMKDMKIALDEAEKLQLPVPGLTLAKELYEELIADGKENSGTQVLYKKYIRG
- a CDS encoding DUF3909 family protein, with the protein product MDLQKFDEMIDAVQRATCVQINDKQKEAFKQKYDFGPDFEYGRDEKGHYVIRSSKKMLEEMEFYLALKYDRDGIVLYMHAEIEGTCHVSVSYSEDALHLQELFQFLEENK
- a CDS encoding 1,2-dihydroxy-3-keto-5-methylthiopentene dioxygenase; the protein is MAQIRIHEENTRIENEVAVSNFLQGEDVLYEKWNISKLPTHLKENYSLTDENKAEILTLFSKEIADVSERRGYKAYDVISLSNSTPNLDELLINFQKEHHHTDDEVRFIVSGHGIFAIEGKDGRFFDVELEPGDLISVPENARHYFTLQDDRQVVAIRIFVTTEGWVPIY
- a CDS encoding methylthioribulose 1-phosphate dehydratase is translated as MKQLFRQWYDLSEIKKELTTRNWFPATSGNISIKVSHDPLTFLITASGKDKTKTTPDDFLLVNHQGVPVLETELRPSAETILHTHIYNNTNAGCVLHVHTTDNNVITNLYSDAVTLQNQEIIKALDIWEEGATINIPIIENDAHIPTLGEKFRKHIQGDSGAVLIRNHGITVWGRDSFDAKKRLEAYEFLFQFHIKLLSIQGGVSNGANSYS
- a CDS encoding 2-hydroxy-3-keto-5-methylthiopentenyl-1-phosphate phosphatase, translating into MSIQVFCDFDGTITNNDNIMSIMEKFAPPEAEEIKQKILSQELSIQEGVSQLFRLIPINLHDDIIQFLQETAEIRTGFHEFIQFINENNISFYVISGGMDFFVYPLLQEIIPKEQIYCNATDFSGEFVEVKWPHPCDEQCQHSCGLCKSSLIRKLSSKDDFHIVIGDSITDLQATKQADKVFARDFLITKCEENRIAYTPFETFHDVLAELKHLLEVKL
- the mtnW gene encoding 2,3-diketo-5-methylthiopentyl-1-phosphate enolase, yielding MSGIIATYLIHDDSHNLEKKAEQIAIGLTIGSWTHLPHLLQEQLKQHKGNVIHIEALDEQEHINSYLGKKVSRGLIKIHYPSLNFSPDLPAILTTTFGKLSLDGEIKLIDLTFSDELKKQFPGPKFGIEGIRNLLQVQDRPLLMSIFKGMIGRNIGYLKTQLRDQAIGGVDIVKDDEILFENSLTPLIKRIESGKEVLQSVYETYGHKTLYAVNLTGRTYDLKENAKRAVVAGADILLFNVFSYGLDVLQALVEDDEIPIPIMAHPAVSGAYSSSKLYGFSSPLLLGKLLRYAGADFSLFPSPYGNVALEKEEALLITEALTEEDHYFKKSFSVPSAGIHPGFVPFILRDFGKDVVINAGGGIHGHPNGAQGGGKAFRAAIEATLQGKPLHEVDEINLHSALQIWGNPSHEVKL
- a CDS encoding pyridoxal phosphate-dependent aminotransferase, encoding MKLFQPSEIVTSLPTQFFASLVAKVNKVVAAGHDVINLGQGNPDQPTPQHIVKALQDAAEKTIHHKYPPFRGHESLKEAVATFYQREYDVVVNPKTEVAILFGGKAGLVELPVCFTNPGDTILVPDPGYPDYLSGVALAKAQFETMPLIAENNFLPDYTKIDDSVAERAKLMFLNYPNNPTGATASKDFFDATIHFANKHNILVVHDFAYGAIGFDGQKPVSFLQADGAKDTGIEIYTLSKTFNMAGWRIAFAVGNESVIETINLLQDHMYVSIFGAVQDAAREALLGSQSCVVDLVNSYESRRNALISACHSIGWKVNIPTGSFFAWLPVPKGYTSEQFSDILLEKAHVAVAPGVGFGEHGEGYVRVGLLHTEDRLREAINRIDKLNFFKKSLTT